In the genome of Triticum urartu cultivar G1812 chromosome 5, Tu2.1, whole genome shotgun sequence, one region contains:
- the LOC125506241 gene encoding uncharacterized protein LOC125506241 produces MGSGKKRAALASLFGFKNKRQEEEEATAARRQQQHAAAAPQQRYQYHRVRPSDDDDYARHWYAERDIDRKASEFIDKVHRRMLANEQDG; encoded by the coding sequence ATGGGGAGTGGGAAGAAGAGGGCGGCGCTTGCGTCCCTGTTCGGGTTCAAGAACAAGCGACAGGAGGAGGAAGAGGCCACGGCGGCGAGGCGGCAGCAGCAGCATGCGGCGGCGGCGCCGCAGCAGAGGTACCAGTATCACAGGGTGAGGCCGAGCGACGACGACGACTACGCCCGGCACTGGTACGCCGAACGCGACATCGACCGGAAGGCCTCCGAGTTCATCGACAAGGTCCACCGCCGGATGCTCGCCAACGAGCAAGACGGATAG